The genomic window CAGGTATTTAGTCCAAGCAAGTGGTGAGTGGGAGTGGGGTTTCATTACATctgagttgtttgtttgtggtaGATGCTGTTGAactggggtgctggtggcgcagtgattagtgcgtgccccatgtgtggaggctatagtcttccaagcgggcggcccaggtttcaAATcacacctgtggctcctttcccgcatgtcatacctccattaaaggcacaaaaagcccccccccccccccccgccccccccccccaccaacacaggtacacatgtaaatggacttgtgaATGGGAAATAAGGAACATAATACACTTGTGCTCAGTTTTCTAGATGGATAAAATGAAGACACAATAATGTATtgattatatatttttgaaaatatgatgcgtcatctctttttttgttttttttttataatttgggTTTTTATAAATTCTCCAAAGCCTGAGCCAGAATGCTAGATCCCTtggactttatttattttgtcactgCCTGGAATGTTGCTAGTCACTGTTTTTTAACCTCATAGAAATAAATTAATTTCACCATGAATGTAATCCTAGCTCCCTCTGTGCAGGGGCCCAGACCAATTACTGAGATTTTCTAGTGAAGTGATAACGAAATGCTCTATCACTGGCTACCAATTTGAGAAGTCTACCTCCTCCGTTTGTGTGCTTCCCTTTGAATTATTCTTGTTTCTCTTGCTTGATTTAAAGAATGTAGGGCCTGCATCATTGGCAAATGTTGTTTATAGTCAGAAGTCACACACATTTTAAGTTTAGTCAGTGTTGTTTTCAGATATTGAATTTAGTATTGGGCAGCAACTTAAAGTTATTTATAGTTTGGTTAAATAGAACATTCATTTACACGATGGGATGTATTATTTTGTCTATAGATTGGTACAGATATCCAATTATTAAATTTCATTTGTAaccaaagttgttttttccAACTAACAGTCCAATATATATCCCTAAGTATTCGACATTTCTCACAAGTCGAGATCCTGGAACCAGAGAATCTTTGGCATTTTTATGCTTTAATTATTTGTGATAATAAGAACGTCAAAAAtcataactgatattttcttttctaagTTTATCTCTAATTTGTCATCTCTGCCTTCTTTTCAGACACTGACTCAGTTGGAGTACTGCGATGACCAGCAAGCATCATAGCCATGCAGAGAGCGCTCACTCCACAGAAAAGAAGCCATCCACTGCATCCCCCAAGCTCCATGTCCAGCGATCGCTGTCGAAGGAGAACATCACTATCCACTTCTCAGCTCTtgggaaggaggaagaagaggaggaagaagagttgTACATTACCTCCGTCTCAGCTACCTCAGCCATTCGGAATGACTCAAACATTGTGACAGCTTTAGAAGCAAGCGAGGAGATGTTTGAAGGGGTAACACCAGACTCCAGACTTTCTTTAGTTTCTAGAAAACACACCGACAGTTTACCCACAGACACGCCGTCATTGGATGTTGCTGAGAATAAAGGCTcaacttcttcctcttctccttctaAATCTTCAAGCTTTCCCTCCAGCGACAAACCGTTTCTCAGTTTGGTGAAGTCTCTCTCCTCTGACATGGAGACTTGTGAGGGGATCCCCTCTGTTGCTGCTCCTACAGTTAGGCATCGGCACCTAATGAAGAACTTTGTCAAATCTTTATCTTCAGATACATCCCAGgacacatcctcctcctccacctcgtCCTCCACGCCCTACCGTCTTCCAGAATCCCGCCTCAACCTGCAACTTTTCAAGCAATTCACACAGTCCCGGTCTGGTGGCACATCATCAGCAAGTGATTCAAAAACAGCCCCTTCCTCTCCGTTGACCTCACCAGACAATCGCAGCTTTTTCAAAGTCTCAGAAGTGGAGGCCAGGATTGAAGACACCAAGCGGCGTCTCTCTGAGGCCATCTCCGAACCACTCCAGCTGCTGAGTAAGATCATCgatgagaggagcagcagtCTGTCTAGTAGCAGCCTTTACCGGCCCAAGGCCCTCTCTGCCAGTGCTACAGAGCTCTCCAACATAAGTTCTGTCAATGGTCACCCGGAGAGCAACAACAATTACTGCATcaaggaggaagaaggaggtgACTGGGAGGCAGAGAGCCCCAACAGCCATGCTCCTGCTGAACTGCCTGATCCTCCCAGTGCTGACACCGAGTGCCCCAACAAACCCTCTTCACTGTCCATGTCATTGGACAAATGCTCCATGTCTGCTCTTGCCAAACAAGAGGATGAGGACTTTTGCATTCTTTACAACAAAGACTTTGACATTTGCACAGAGACAGATGGTGAGGGTGATAGAACTCTTGATTCTGGAAGCGGGAGCCCAACTAAAGTGCCACTAAGTGGTAGTACTGAACCATGCAGTGAAGATGAATCACAAAGCATTGAGCCGGCACCAAGTGTTCCACACTACACTCTCATCATCCTTACTCTTGTGGTCTATGGGTGTTTTGTGTTACCGCTTCCCACTTACGTCGGAGGAGTTCTGCTTGGGATCGCTCTGGGGTTCCTTTTAGCCATAGGTGTGGTCTGGTTGACAGGACCAAAACCTTCCGACAGACGCTTTAGACATTCCAGATTTCATGGGAAGTTCTGGAATCTGAACAAGTTGGACATTAAGGAACCAGAAATCTATAAGGTCAGTCAATAtttcaaatgttcaaatttCTAGCTGATGAATGTGtttctttcaaatgaaaaacCCATTTTTATGTCTTCCCAAGATGATCTTTCTCTCTTGTCTAGAAAtgtaaattttattttaatttttttattttattttttggagtGTGGGATATATCACTTTCAATGCAAATGttatctttataaataaataaatccggGCACTATAATGTAATTCAATAGTTATGGTTTGCTGTGAATAAAAGCTGCACAGTTTTATAATGAAGTgacaaatcaaaaaataaactgGATGTGGGCTTATTTTAGAGAGTGGAACTTCAAAGCCTACCACATAAAGACTCTTTCTCAACAGTATGAAGTTTCGACAGACAGGTCACCTTTTATAGAAAGATTAAACATGTGTGACAACACACTGTTAATGGATATTCACACTGCCGTCTTTTTTTGGCACAGGTTTGGATTGTTAACTTCTCTTTGCTTGTAGTTGTTCAAAAAGCAATTCTCTGCGCAAATATTGAAACGTAGAGAGAATACAATTGTTAAAAAGACTCatctttatgaaaaaaacatacagtacctttttagattttaaaatgtaactctTTTGAGAGAATTATTGTGTTGCAACTCAATCCTAGTACATGTAATCTACATAATGTAAAATGGAGATTTCTCCCCTCTAGGGCTGGATGAATGAGATCTCCAACTACGACCCCGAGACATACCATGCCACACTGACGCAGTCTGTGTTTGTCCGGTTGGAGGGCTCCATCATTCGTCTTTCCAAACCCAATCACAACATTGCACGCCGTGCAACACATAATGAACCAAAACCTGATGTCACCTACATCAGCCAGAAGATCTATGACCTCACAAACAGCAAAGTATGTGATCAGTAAattatttcttttctttggttaACCTTTCTGCAGCATGGTTAAAAGTCATCTGTCGTTACTAATCAATGTACTGTACACCTATGTGAGCCTAGTCCAAGGCATGTTGAATGTGTCTATTTTAACTTAGATAAGGACAAATGTTTACAGAATTGGATATAGTGCTAAAACTCttcaaaaagtatttgaaaaatgcatgattttttggggaaaaatgtttgaactttGTTATTCTCATGTCTGTCTTCCATTATCTTTCAAGGTATACGTAGTGCCTCAGAGTCTGGCCAGGAAGCGTGTATGGAACAAAAAATACCCCATCTGCATAGAACTCAGCAAACAGGATGACTTCATGTCTAAGGCCGAGGGTGACCGGTGGGAGCCCAGTGAGAGCCCCAGCACGAGGGACAGAGGAGAGGGCGCAGGAGGAGCACAGGATCGAAGGTCTTCATCCAGCAGAGACCTGACCCTCTACCTGTTTGGAAGGACtgggagggagaaggaggagtgGTTCCAGCGCTTTCTCTCAGCGTCCAAGCTCAAGGCCGATTTAAAGAAAGCCACAGGCGTTGCAGTGTGCAAGAGCGGTGAGCAAAACTGACATcatctttttcttgtttctctcaCTAACATCCTGGTGATTTGTGCCATTATAAGAAGTATTTAGAATATAAAGAATTTTAGTGTTTTAATTATCTGTTAATTTCCATGCAGTgttaaattaatattgatgttttgttttctctgttctatttttctttttcttctaacTTGTGAGCTATGGGACACTCCTGAATTTCCGGATTTGTTTCCTGCagttaaagagaaaatataGGGGGAAACTGTTTGTCTTGTTTCATTTGTCCACTgctttctcctcttttcccaAATTTTGAACTGTCTTAAAATTAAGATTAAAACTTTCAACTGTCTTTGAAAGTTTTAATCATAAACTATACCACCAGCGTATTGACaaaatctgacattttaaaatcatttttaagagCTGCTGTTCGTTAAAAAAACGACTACACAATGTACAAATATACCACGTAGggccctttaaacatttttaatcagttAGCTAATAACTCAAGTGAGACACAGGTTGAACTACCCAGTGAACTTTGAAGCATCTTCTGCATCCCTGTACCTTCTGGaaatcatgtttttgtaaaaacaatCCTTAAACCGGTTCGTGTTTGGACTTTTATTCAGCTCCACATTGAAATTGTTCAAAAGTTTTACACCACTAATTGATATGGAAacactgtgttgtgtgttggcTAGAATTTTGAGATTTAGTTTTAGAATAGTTAAGCCTAACTTCGATATCAAATACAACCAAACTTGTGCAACTTTTcattctaattaaaaaaaactcagctgTTATTCTGTGCCCTTGATGTGCTTTGAAGTGCTTTACATGACTgcactttcattttctttgttgcaTTTTAGGGATTTTTAACTTATAACTACACTGCAATCTGTTCTGTCattaaaatgtatgtatttaatTAAATTCAATCTGTCTCAAGTTTGAGCAGTTTTGAATCCAAAAAATCATTCGGTGCAGTATTTAACTGCTGACTTGTTTTTGTAGCGCCCACGGTTCTGAACTCTCACAGTCGCAGCAGCAGCCGGGGCAGTTTGGATGAACTGGCATCTCAGCCAAAGTCAAAGGACTCCTCAGCCTCCTCATCCACAGCAGGCATTGCCAAAGCGAAGCCACTACTGGACTACAGTGTATATATGGCCTCCATGCTGCCAAACCAGGCAGCAGTGAGCCCTGCAGCTACCAGCCCTGCTCCTCAGAGTCCTCAGAGCAGCCCGGGGTCTGATAAGAAGGTAACACATCTTCCATTTACACTATGAACACCTTTAAAATTCTTCTCACTGGTGACCTACTTGTTATCTATTTGCAATTTAACCGAGTTGTGTTAGAGTGCAAAGTCACGACAAACAATGACCTAGTGATGAAGATGATCCATCTTGAAATATAGAGGGGTAAAGGGTTGTATTGTAAGGGAGGTGAATTTTTCAGAACATTGAACTGATGTAtgaaattctttattttttcctgaCTAATGTTGATATGAATTGCTGTGTCTTTAGCTTCAGAGCACCACTTCAGCTCCTGTGCAGCCctgtgtggaggaggaggatgataaTGTTGCCTGGGTGAATGCGGCTCTCGGCCGTGTCTTCTGGGACTTCCTGAGCGAGCCCCACTGGGCTGAACTGGTCTCCAACAAGATTCAGATGAAACTCAGCAAGATACGGGTGAGTGAAACAAGGCCGTTACAACCTTTCACTGCAACAATGTGGATTTAAACAGGCGGTAAAGAAACAGGTCAATTAGAGTGTATAGAGAAGTTATACATGAATTTAGATGTGTGCGTCCTTTTTTCACCTATCGAAAATACTCtttagggctttttttttttcatcattgatTATTTAACTTCATACACTTGAATACTTTATGTACAGTGTGCTCAGATGAGTTGTatacttttctgtgttttcagttaCCATATTTCATGAATGAGCTAACCCTGACAGAACTGGACATGGGCTCAGCCACTCCCAGAATTCTCCGGGCGTCCAAACCCTCCATTGACTACCGAGGTAAGAGAAAAATCATGAAggccaaaaaacacacacatactcagcTGTTACTGAAGAGAGATACTGGTATGTCTGGCTACTTACACGATGTGATCGGTGCATTGAGGTATATGTTTGCTATTCTGGGAAGTTCTGATTAATTGTACAATATGTATTTCTGCACAGAGCTCATTTAGATGATCATTGTTTGAACGTGACACCCCTCTGGTGAGTTAGTTACATATTAGAGATAATGAAGCCAAACACGTGGTAAGGCTAGTTTGTTTTCACTGATGTGTTTTCATGGAGTTTACTCAGAGTTAAGAAGTGTTAGAGGAAATAGTGTTTTTGAGGTGATGAACTTGCACCCTGCCCATCCccctcactgcatttgtgaGGTAGCAGTTAGCACACATGCTTGTATTCCATCACATGGAAATACACTACACAAATAATTAGCTTCTGTGTTCAATTCTAATGTGTAGCCAATGTGTTAATGCTGAACATGAATTATTCTCCcaacaaagcagagagatttTCAGAGAGATTTTCTAAGCTGCTGTTAAAAGTCTTTATTGGAAAGGCTAAACATTTAGCCATTTACAAAGTAACAAGGTCATTAAAGGAAgtaacattttcacacatgcaacacGTAAGTATTCAACTTCCATGCACAACATTTAGATTGGCTTTGATTTCCAAGCCAGTATTTAAACACTCAGTGTACACCCCAGATGAGATGGACAGGAGGTAGAGTTGTTCAATCCCGattgttctgtttgtgtgtccaaGCATCCTTGGACAAGACATTGGCTTGTTTGGTGGTGTTATTTCAAAGTGCTTTGGATAGATGCAGCAATACAACAACATCTTTGCAGAGGCTTAACTTCTATAtcttatgtctgttttttgtcagcaatattttgaattgaattatactaaaataaaacaaggaaaaatagAAATCAATGAGGAAATAGAAGGCTCGCCTAGTCACATTATTCTAATTCTTATTATGAAAGGGGGTGGGGTCAGTTCATGGCGGTTTAAGGTTCACTTGTTATCTCGGAACAGCTTGGCTGGATCCTCCAGTATACggagtaaacaaaacaaagcttcTTAAAAAGCAAGAGTCATGCCACATTTCACAATTTGTATCCCTCAGTGGAAAAAACTGCTTGAATAAtctgaggttttaaaaaaaggtgagaTGACTTTATTTGATCAAGCCGAGCAGAGAGCAAATACatttatcagattaaaaaaagacttatctaacataaatgtattgttttgaGTGTACATTTCACATTCTGCATTGTAACAGTTGTTGACCGTTGCTTTCTCGGTCtctgagattttatttttagttacCTAAATTACTTTTCATAACAAGAATTAGAGCATTGTCAAAATCTTTCCAAAATACAAGATATTGTTTTCTATTTCACGATCTTGCAGCACGACAAGGAGTATAAACTCTCAAATTGGGACAATACTTTTGCAATCTTCTGACATGGGCAGAAGTGGCCTTTTGTCTAAAGACTGGTAACGCcgccttttattttttttaatcttcttgtTGTGATTAATAAAATCATGTTACTACAGCAATGTCTGAATGCAAAAATATGCTTTTATTctaaaaaaagcagcagctgtATTCATCCAATGAAAACCATTCTGTGCAAGCTGAAGTGCTTACACATATAACCATCAGAGCAGACATCACAAACAAGTAATGAAAGTGCAGAGAGTAATAAAAGGCAGAGTGTTATGTCATCGTCCTGTTAGGATTCATCTCTAGTGGTGTCACAGATCTTAAATCCCACTGTTTGGATTGGAACAGATTTTGATCACGGataggattgttttttttggatcgTGTTACAAAaggtgtgtgtttaaaaatatgactCAAACTCCTCTATTGGAGGAAAGTTGTACTGAAGCTCTTTGAAAACAACGCTCtcgatatgttttttttaaatgcagtttCAGAGGTATAACCAAATTTGATTGGTTAGTGAGCTCTAAGCTGAGTACAATACAATCCAGCCCTAAGCACTTTAGTAGGTCTTATGGTTATCTGTGGAGGCTTAGCTATGTGAGGTCTCAGCTTTGTGATGGACTGTACATTTGCTTGGAGCAATACCACTGATATTTTGCCTAAAATAAAAGCTGAACTTTGAAGCAAACTGTGTTCTATTTTTTGATCAGTGGGAGCTGTGTTTGTCATTTGAAGGAGTCACTCGATGGTCATTCAGCTCTGAGTCAGCACTGAGCTTTCAATCCCTTcatgcaatattttttttcctcttctctctttatcCTGCAACAGATCTGTCTCATCGTCCGTTTCACATGTCTCTGACTGTCTtccctgttttctctctttcccttttcatttcatcttcctctttgtgtCCTTACTCACTCTTTAGTCTCACTGCCCCCCCCAATGCTGTGAGTCACTGGCTTTTTTATCCCGGCAGCACTCACATTACCCTATAATCAGAGCAGGAATTGATTGCATCTCCAACTGAGATGTCATTTGTTGGAGCTGTTCCAGGCAAAACACACTTCAACAGCCACTTTAAAGGAACCCTGTGTACTAAAGCTACCCTAATGTTGATGTTGCTGAGAGGTCATCAGCTTCTGATTGCCGCCCTCTACACAGAAGGTAGAGGTATATGCTCTGAAATCCTGTTATTCCTATTTTATGTTGTGTATTTCGATCATAACTAGACTTGATAATTGAAAACTTTCTGGtcagttttgattcatttttttttaatttccactAGAATTACAATGGTTGTATCTTCCAAGCGTCTCAGGTTCTGCCTTTGCCTCGTCTCACCCCGCTTCCTTTCCTGGAATAAACATGCTGAGTGCATTGGATCAATGAACCtctccagctgtgtgtgtctgtgtgcgaaTCTCTACATGGCATGGGCACTTGTACTTTTGATTTAGTGCCCATTGCTAATTGCATAACAGTGGTAACCCTGTATTTCTTTGATGGATGCACAACCCTAACTCCTGCAGTGTGCTTCTACCCTATTTAAGGAAGCACTACaccactgccccccccccagcttGCACCCAGGCTTTTCAATCCTTTCCTCCAACAAACCTAAACCCATCTAGACACAGTCATTTTATCTACCACCTCACAATGGACAGGCAGGCAGGTGCAGCAAAGCCCACTATGTTGGGCAGACTCAGACAGTTCAAACTGTGTCTTTGTTCCATAGTCAAACTGAATTTTTGAAccctctgtttttatttattctttctcCAAGTTATTCTCTGCTTTAACTTTAGCAGaactctgtttctctctgatttTCTTTCACCCTGTGACACTCTTTGCATGATCTCATCATTTTGCACAACCAACTGGGGTTTCAGGACTTAACGGAGCATTCAGTTTCAGGGACCTCTTCTAGTGCTGTGTGTTTTAAACCACAGATGTTGGCACAATAGCAACAGTTTCTTGAAACTATTTTCTCATGGACCCAAAGAGAAACCTGGAGTCACCTGGTTCT from Labrus bergylta chromosome 1, fLabBer1.1, whole genome shotgun sequence includes these protein-coding regions:
- the LOC110004253 gene encoding testis-expressed protein 2 isoform X1; the protein is MTSKHHSHAESAHSTEKKPSTASPKLHVQRSLSKENITIHFSALGKEEEEEEEELYITSVSATSAIRNDSNIVTALEASEEMFEGVTPDSRLSLVSRKHTDSLPTDTPSLDVAENKGSTSSSSPSKSSSFPSSDKPFLSLVKSLSSDMETCEGIPSVAAPTVRHRHLMKNFVKSLSSDTSQDTSSSSTSSSTPYRLPESRLNLQLFKQFTQSRSGGTSSASDSKTAPSSPLTSPDNRSFFKVSEVEARIEDTKRRLSEAISEPLQLLSKIIDERSSSLSSSSLYRPKALSASATELSNISSVNGHPESNNNYCIKEEEGGDWEAESPNSHAPAELPDPPSADTECPNKPSSLSMSLDKCSMSALAKQEDEDFCILYNKDFDICTETDGEGDRTLDSGSGSPTKVPLSGSTEPCSEDESQSIEPAPSVPHYTLIILTLVVYGCFVLPLPTYVGGVLLGIALGFLLAIGVVWLTGPKPSDRRFRHSRFHGKFWNLNKLDIKEPEIYKGWMNEISNYDPETYHATLTQSVFVRLEGSIIRLSKPNHNIARRATHNEPKPDVTYISQKIYDLTNSKVYVVPQSLARKRVWNKKYPICIELSKQDDFMSKAEGDRWEPSESPSTRDRGEGAGGAQDRRSSSSRDLTLYLFGRTGREKEEWFQRFLSASKLKADLKKATGVAVCKSAPTVLNSHSRSSSRGSLDELASQPKSKDSSASSSTAGIAKAKPLLDYSVYMASMLPNQAAVSPAATSPAPQSPQSSPGSDKKLQSTTSAPVQPCVEEEDDNVAWVNAALGRVFWDFLSEPHWAELVSNKIQMKLSKIRLPYFMNELTLTELDMGSATPRILRASKPSIDYRGLWFDLELSYSGSFLMTLETKMNLIRLGKEGESVRLGEFGKDGYRPRTYCLADSDEESSSAGSSDEEDMSELSNDSAGAEGFVGGHKPSKIMRFVDKITKSKYFQKATETEFIKKKMEEVSNTPLLLTVELQELQGTLAVNIPPPPTDRIWYGFRTPPHLELKARPKLGERKVTLAHVTDWIEKKLDQEFQKIFVMPNMDDIWLTIMHSAMDSRTAGGPLMVPAVDPEPPQPEKECPSQL
- the LOC110004253 gene encoding testis-expressed protein 2 isoform X2, which produces MTSKHHSHAESAHSTEKKPSTASPKLHVQRSLSKENITIHFSALGKEEEEEEEELYITSVSATSAIRNDSNIVTALEASEEMFEGVTPDSRLSLVSRKHTDSLPTDTPSLDVAENKGSTSSSSPSKSSSFPSSDKPFLSLVKSLSSDMETCEGIPSVAAPTVRHRHLMKNFVKSLSSDTSQDTSSSSTSSSTPYRLPESRLNLQLFKQFTQSRSGGTSSASDSKTAPSSPLTSPDNRSFFKVSEVEARIEDTKRRLSEAISEPLQLLSKIIDERSSSLSSSSLYRPKALSASATELSNISSVNGHPESNNNYCIKEEEGGDWEAESPNSHAPAELPDPPSADTECPNKPSSLSMSLDKCSMSALAKQEDEDFCILYNKDFDICTETDGEGDRTLDSGSGSPTKVPLSGSTEPCSEDESQSIEPAPSVPHYTLIILTLVVYGCFVLPLPTYVGGVLLGIALGFLLAIGVVWLTGPKPSDRRFRHSRFHGKFWNLNKLDIKEPEIYKGWMNEISNYDPETYHATLTQSVFVRLEGSIIRLSKPNHNIARRATHNEPKPDVTYISQKIYDLTNSKVYVVPQSLARKRVWNKKYPICIELSKQDDFMSKAEGDRWEPSESPSTRDRGEGAGGAQDRRSSSSRDLTLYLFGRTGREKEEWFQRFLSASKLKADLKKATGVAVCKSAPTVLNSHSRSSSRGSLDELASQPKSKDSSASSSTAGIAKAKPLLDYSVYMASMLPNQAAVSPAATSPAPQSPQSSPGSDKKLQSTTSAPVQPCVEEEDDNVAWVNAALGRVFWDFLSEPHWAELVSNKIQMKLSKIRLPYFMNELTLTELDMGSATPRILRASKPSIDYRGLWFDLELSYSGSFLMTLETKMNLIRLGKEGESVRLGEFGKDGPRTYCLADSDEESSSAGSSDEEDMSELSNDSAGAEGFVGGHKPSKIMRFVDKITKSKYFQKATETEFIKKKMEEVSNTPLLLTVELQELQGTLAVNIPPPPTDRIWYGFRTPPHLELKARPKLGERKVTLAHVTDWIEKKLDQEFQKIFVMPNMDDIWLTIMHSAMDSRTAGGPLMVPAVDPEPPQPEKECPSQL